CTAGTTATTACTGCAGGAATCACAGTTGTTAAAATCTCCCATGGAGATATTTCCATGCCCAGATTGCTTCCTGTGTTGACCGATCTTACGTCAGTGTGGAATCTCTTCACAGTTGTTCCTGTTCTTGTGACAGCCTTCATCTGCCACTTCAATGGTATCCTAACTGTTCCTACACTACGCAGCTTTTCTTGCTATTGGAAAAGCATAAAACTTGATGAGAATCTTCTTTTCTTGCAGTGCATACAATCCACAATGAGCTTAGGAAGCCTAGCATGATTCAGCCAGTTGTGCAGACATCATTAGTATTGTGCTCTTCTGTCTACATACTGACCAGCATTTTCAGTATCCTCCTATTTGGGGACTCAATTCTTGATGATGTGTTAGCCAACTTTGACACTGACCTTGGCATCCCTTACAGCTCTATGCTCAGTGATATTGTCCGGATTAGCTACGCCCTGCACCTCATGCTTGTTTTTCCTATTATCTTTCATCCACTGCGAATCAACTTTGATGATCTCTTCTTTCCTTCATCTAGGCCTTTAGATTTAGATAATCGTAGGTTTGCATTAATCACTTTCAGTCTCATTTCTGTTATCTTCTTGGGCGCAAACTTCATTCCAAGCATCTGGGATGTTTTCCAGTTTACTGGAGCAACTGCCACAGTTTGCATTGGATTTATCTTCCCTGCTGCCATTGTTTTAAGGTAAAACCTTTGGCATTCAACTGTTTCTATTTTCCATTTGAGCAATAATGTCGGCAATGTAGTCAAATATGCAAATTCTTCTAGATGAGAGACTAGTAATGCTTGAGATCACTTGCAATGTAATCAAAGCTATATCTACCATTGTGATATCCAGCGAGTCATTTAGTCTATTTGATGTCTCTGACCTCAAACTTTCTGAACCAGGGACCGGAATGGCATAGCAACATCAAAGGACAAGATCTTATCTGCTATCATGATTGGTCTTGCTGTGTTCTCAAATTTGATAGCAATATACTGTGATGCCGCAGCTTTGTTCAGAAGAAGCTAGCCCCTCCTATGTGGATTCTTTTGTTAGATGAACAAACTATATGTGTGATATGGCAAtttgaagaccagaaaaccGCTGAAGTTTCCAGGAAATATGACTAGTTTGGTATTGTTgtgacttaaaaaaaaatgtttctaCTAagctgtaaaaaaaattaactttgAATTAAAACATATTTGTGTTTGGTAAATATTACTTTTACAAGTCAATGATAAATAAAGGGTGCGGCTATTGTCACCCCACAATCTACTCTGTTTATTCCatattattgaattattgaGATATCAAAATACTCTAATATAAAATTACTCTAAAAGACAATAAGTtgttaaaaattacaatttcttTCTTTAAACTATCTTTTATTTTGCATAAGATGTACTTAAATCTAaagattaaattaaattagattTCTTTTTTGCCGTTATAACTCATGTATTCTCGATTCATTCATCTTCTACCATTCTCAttctaataataataataatttaacaataatgatgatgataataataataataataataacaataataaAATCTTTTACCAGTATCACAAATACGTCTAATGAGTAGGTCTAACGTTAGGTTCAACTTATACATGTGTGATGTGTCACATgtctcttttttgttttgaggtcCGGTTTGGATCCTTCAATCATTTTGTTGTTCTATAATTTAATTGAATGATTAATCGACAATGAATGgttacttcaatttaacacaGTCAGGTTGGCTTCATTTGTCTCGTATAAGACACCAAGACCGAAGTCAATAGCTCATGATCTTTTCTTAGTAGtgattattaaaataaatatggaATTAAAAAAAGTGACAAATGGGTGAACAAAGTAAgttaaagttgaaaaaaattatgtagGTAAACAAAGTATTATtgcattaaaaaaacaaagtacTATTGAAAAATGGTATATTAGGTATTGAAATGGGGTGAACAAAGTAAATCTAAagggaaaaaataaaattgggaAAGAGAATGTGGGGTGAACAAAATAGACAAGGGGTGGCAATAGCCGCACCCTAAATAAATTGTTtgataaattttaaacaaaacTGATGTAGATATAGTCaacgacaaaaaaaaacacgattttgttttagcaaattgagaataattataaataagaATGTTATTTTAGGATTTACAGAAAAATATCACTTTGAGTAAAAATAGATTCTAAAAGCAACATTGTTCTAAAAACTGCTGTGAATAACCTAtaaattctatataaaaaaCACTGACATTTATGAAGTTACCAAACACTATGAATATTAAAAATCGACCTATAAGTTGATTTTCTTAGAAGTGAAACTGTACTAAATTAGGCCTTTGTGTATATGCTTACGATAGAGCATCTGTATTTAAACTCTTTCGAAGATCTGATGTGAGAAACTTCTATGATACCATTCAAATGCGGAAAGTTGAAGGCTAAAGCAATTGACTCGAACACGCTTGTCATCTTTAGTAGATCACAAACTAAAGATCAGACTGATCAGTGGTGTTCTACGAAAACTCTGTAATGTTTCACTTTGTATTGAACAAGTATCCAGATAAATAAGAACTGGTACAACGACTTATTCTACATTTTCCTATAAATGAATATAGAAGACTAATGTACAGATCCTAACAAAAATCACCGACAACAATTTCGTTGCCCTTCTATGACAATGATATTCATGATCCCACCCGACCTACACATCAACTTTGTTGAAATTACAGTCTCCCTAGCGTGCATATACCATCAGTTGCCCATCTGTTTAATCAACTCAACCAACATTCCGATAGCGCCGAACATTCTAACATGTTCTGAGTTGCGCCGACGAAGCTGTTCTGTCAAGAAATGCTGCCCTTCTAATTTTGAATCCTTCAAAATAGCGGATGCAGAAGACAGCCAAGTCCTGTAAGTTATTTCAGCTACTGTATCTAGATCTGTACAAGGACACGAGCAGGAAATTGTCTCCAGAAGCCAAACATCAAGCTCTCCTTTACAGGGATTCAAAACTCATCATGACAATGACTTGTGTCCATACACGAGAACACAAGAATTGTGTCACCTTGATTCGACATAATGGAATTGAAACAAGGGGCAAGCAATTAATTGGCTCATATTAGTTGAAGAAATATGTAGATTCAAGAACTTGTCTGAGATCAAAATCTCCACGATCCGGTAAAGGAGGAAAGGTAAGGGTGGGGAAAGACTCTTGAAAGCTCTCCAACAACTGTAAatgtaaacaaaaaaatgaaggCATACTTCAACTCACAAGTCACTGATGCATTTCATTCACAAATTCAAactttcacaaatcaaacttCATCAATACTAGAACAGGTAGAACATGATACGAGAAAATTATCATATCAAACAATATTTtattctaaattttaattagttaATCTCATTCTTTAACATTTAATTTATAATCGTCATTCCTAGTTAAATTTTTAGCCAAGAAAGGCCTCTGTAGCACacttcaaacaaaataaaaataggcaaaaaaaaagagaggaaaaaaCAACAGCAATGAAAACAGAAAAACCATCATATCAAACAAGGTTTTCTAATCTTCATtcggaaggaaaaaaaaagatttatgTAAATTAACTCACATTCTCCAGTATTGGTTTTTCGTAGAGTTCAACAAACTTGTCTCTTAGTATCCTATTCATTTCGTCAACATCACTTGCATGTGTCCAATAGGAATCGTGCACACCTGTAATCAACAACATtgtatgaaaagaaaaagaatgaaatgcTAGTatacgagagagagagagagagagagagagagattcagTAGAAACCTGCAAAATTTAACCCTGCCTTCTTGCAGGCAAGAGCAGTCATCATCATGTGGGAACTATCAAGGGAGTGCACAAAATTGGGAGGAAAAGCTGTCCTCTGCCGTTTAACCATGACCTTGTCCGTTTCCCTCTGTAATGTCAGCACCTGGAGGGAAGTCTTAATCTGCATTTACTCCAAAGTGGCACCAATGAGATACTGATATCAAACAAGTAACAATATTTGGACACATTTCAAGTTGTAGAAGTTTTACAAGATGCCTTCCTAACTGCCGGTATGGTTGAACAACAGAAAGTCCAAGGGGTGTGGTCCATCGAACTGTATGATTCTCTGCGGCTATAACCTATTCATGTTTGATCACAGCAGTCAGTACTTGTAGATCAAAATTTATAACTGAAATTTTCAAGCAGACATTTCAAAAGAAGCATAAAGTTTGATATTTCATTTCAGATATTATGCTCCGAACAACAGGCTAGAGGGAACATCACTTCAACTTCCAATGCAAAAAATTGTACACATACAACCCACCATCAACTCCCACCTACAACATTGTAACCTTTTCACAATCAGAGTCCCTAGTTGTGTATTTCACCGCCGTACAGAGATCTTCTAGAACTTTACCACAGTCCAAATCACTCTTCTGGACCCTTGCTAAAGCAAGCAATTTTTCCCAGAGTTAAGCCTTAACTAAAGCTCAATGCAAGCCATGAAGAGCCCCCAATATTAACAGAAGGAAAAGCCTAGCTTGGGAGTTACGAAAAATTAAAGAGGCCATCTTCAACAGTTTAACCATACCCAATTCTGAAATAAAATTCCTTCGAAGGGCCCGAGTTTATATATGTTAAGTAAGCAAACTGGAGAATATATCAAAGGTTAACTGTTATGCTCCTAAACACGAGCAACTCACATCAATGGAACTAATAATCTCCAAACTAATATCCTATTTTGACACCAGCTGGACCAAGACCAGCTACAACATTCTTATAATTATACAAAATAAGACAAACCTTAGCACATTCACCCAGCCAACTCATAATACTTCTTGCAGCTTCAAACATCTCTCCCAGGGCAGTCAAAGTGGTCTGTAAACAGCAAATTAATCAGCACAGACTATAATACAAGAACATAGACATATACTCTAATCAACTGTTATTCACTTACCCTAGCAGCATAGCAAGCTGCGGAAAACAACATCGCATCATCAGCTATCGTACCACGCTCCTTTAATCTTTTCTTTATTTGATCACGTGCACCAATATAAGTAACACCATATACAGAGGTCATAACTGTCTGCTTCACCAATTTACGGTCAACCTAAGATTTCAAATTACAAGGCAAAGCATTAGAAGCATCAAATGAAGCAGTTGCACAACCAGCAGAAGAAAATTATCTTCATGACAATGTATCTGTTCAGTAGGTACATcatcaaaactagaaaaataagacaaaacattttacaaCTATTTCACCTCAGAACAGTTTTGATGTACTGGCTACCAGTTTCATTGTCCATTAAAAAATTCAAACCAAATTAAATACAGTTATCAATACTAACCTCTTTAATTAAAAGCCTAGCATGCACTGTGTTTGGATTACTGGCTGGATCTTTCTTGGCATCAGTGCACATTATATCAAGAACCCTGCAAAAGAAAATTGAGTACACAAATTAATagttgtgtcatttattgatgccAAGCTCCTAAGGAACAAACTCAACAAAAGTTGATCTTTCTATTTATCATTTAATGAATAGAGATCATTTAGGGTAATGAATAGATATTGATTCTTTGGCTCCTAAGTTTTCTACATATTTAAGCAAACCAATACAAAAGGAACAACAAATAAAACAGATgcacgagagagagagagagagagagagagagacctggCAGCAATTCCTGAGTAAACATCAGCCGGTTTCTCTCCCCCAACAAGATTTACAGCAGCTGCTCCAAGCTGGAAATTGATGAGAAGGTAATAATAATGAATAAGCATGTGAGGTCGAaagtataaaaaaatcaacaaaaagtTACTGATTTCTTGTTTCCTGGATGACAAAGatattaaaataaagaaattaatgGAAAGTGAAAAATTGCTTCTTTTTGGCTTCCAGCTTTCTTTTCGTAGCATTATGAAATGTTACGTAGTTGGCACTATGAAATTGCAGTACCAAACTTCAAGAGTGGCCAAGGTATCTAAGAGAAGTTCTTTACCTTGTCTCTTCCGAGGGCAGCATAGTGTTGTAAACCATTACATGAACCATCCTTGCAACAGGAAAAGAAAAGCTAAAATCAACTTCTGGATTGAATGCAAATCATGGGCACAAACTTCGAAAGCATAATATATAAAGCATAGTATAGCATGGAAGAGGCCCGATAGCCAAGGATGCACAAGTACGGGTACTGGTACGGGATACGGCATGACACGGGATACGTTCTTTTCTGTTTTGGAtacgttttgtaaaataatatttaatatatatattatatataaattctaaaatttAATCAAACAAGCAATTAAAACACCTAAATTCCATCAATTTTATAATAAACATAAGTTTATAAATTAAATACTTAATAAGTTCAAGAAAATACAACAATGGAACGGGCTATTAGACTCTCCACCTAATTGTAATTAGTAGTTTAGTACTATAGTTATTCTAAGTTTTTAACGTGGCATTGACAATTATACCCCAAAACGTATCCAAAATGTCTTTTGACCGTATCAGGTGAGTTGACTATATAGTACATATTGTGGATATGTATTTTTGGCCACGGATACGTATTTTTGGCCACGGATACGTAAATGTAGCGTATCCATACCGTACCCGTATCGGATACGGGAACGATACGGGCATTCATTTTTTCTCGCGTATCCGTGCATCACAGCCGATAGCAAACCAACTTCAATAAAGTGAATACTTGACCAGGAATAAGTGGCTTTCTCAGTATCGCTCTTGCTAAACATTTGCTTATCTAAATATGTTAGGATCTGTACTTAGTTTAGTTCTATCCATTCattaaatatttttgttaTCTTCTGATTCAACCCCCAGAACACTTAACTTTTGCCTATCTTTTAAAATTagagccaacaaaaaaaagtgacATATTGCAGTCATGCAACTGTACAGCACTGTGTAGAATCCACAACTTTTATCACCTGATATAAGAGAATGAAGTAGTTTGCAGATATGATCTGACTACGCTAAGACATGAAGTACCTGGTGAACAGGCATATAAGAAATGGTAGTCTCCGGTGAGGGGCTTCTCAATGCTTCAGTGAGATTAATGCAAGCTGCCAAGCATTGGAAAGGATCTTCCGCACCCAACCACCACCGCCTTCCTTCAAGAGGTCTGTCTGTGGaatcaaaaatttcgtccaCATGGTCCTCTGTAAATGCTACTCGATCATCATAGGAGAGCTTGTCAACACCACCAGCATATAAATTTGCCAAATGTATCTTTAGCCACCGTAAACCAGATGTTCCAAGACGGCGCCCCTCTGCGAACTCCAGGACACCTCTGCACATATCAGAACCGAGATGGTTTAAATATGGGTGCATGGGGTAGGCACGGCCACGGAAATCAAGATTGTGCGGATAGTAGAAGCCTTCCTCATCCTTCATCTTTCGAGCTACCTGTTCCCATTCAATGAAAGTCAATATCAAAGTATCCAATCAGAATACATTAATCAGCTTGTGAGGAATAATTCTTACAGCAAGTTTAAGTTCTGTATCACACCGCTGCGAGTGCCTTTCACTATTCTTCTTTCTCACAGCTTTCATTttccatttccatttttttatttctgccTCATCTTCAGTGTCTGGTTCTTCAGGTAAAGGAACCTATAtatcacaagaaaaaaaattcacgtTTGATCATTTAATTGAATTAAAGAAATGCAATCCCATATCTTGAACACAATAAATGAGctattaaatatgaaaattaaatatttagAAATTGTAACCCACGTCGTCACGGTCAACCAAGTCAGCAAGACAGCCTCCATTAGCCCATATCCGGTCCACTACACCAAGTACCCTTTCGTTTATCCTCCATTTGGTACTTCCAAGGGTATCCAGCGCctaattcaaagaaaaattaaaagattagATGTGTAAAAGCATACGTGTCAGAAACCCTGGATTGTGGAATAGTTAGTGGCTATCTTGTGAGGAATTCCTCTTATTACTAGAAACAGGAACAGATACCCATACAGAAACTAAAAGTGAAAGATCCTTAAAATACCTCATAAACAGGTTCTAATTGCTTTCTAGGAGTGGATTTAATAACTTGGCGCTGTTGTTTCGCTCCATGAGTTCGCATAACATAGGATGGTAAGAATAAATGTGCTCCTTTATCATAGCtgcaaaaaaaataacaatagGCTATTGAAAGTTGGATAAAATCATGGTGTTTAACCATGCTAGTTACTTATGAACGCCGAATGAAAACAAAATCCTGAGCCAGGGAAAAAGATTGTACTACTAAGGCTAAGCAGTTCAGCTAATCTAAATGCTGCAAAAAATTGATTAAAAAACGTAAGCAATTTATATCTGACCTACAGTGCATACCCTGTCCAGTTAAGTGGAGGCACCAACATCGGCATATAAGGAATGACCATGTGCCTTGCCTGGTTTGATAGAAAAGATcattgaaacaaaaacaaaaaggttAGTGGAGAAATTCATCCTCAGAGATACACATCTGACATCGAAAAAATGGACAAAGGACAACTGCCCGTGTAGTAGTGTGACATACAAGAAATATTGGTAAATAGAACCAGGCAAGAATTATGAGCTAAACCAGATCGAACTGTTCTACTTACTGTTTTCTCCATCCCTTTGTGAACTAATGGGTCGCATTCAATTACACCATATCTCCTGTTGGTCTTCCTATTAAAGATAATAATGACAGAAGTTAAGATAGAGAGAGATGGAGATTGGGAGAGGGAGGAAGGGACTATGAAAGACAGGTAGAGGGAGAGAGGTTAAGTGTAACAAAGACACAATTTTTCTTACTGTGCCTCTTTACTTATAGTCTTAAGGGTATGCATGAATGCTGGGCGAATATCAGGTGGATTATCTCCTAAATGATCAACTGCAGGTTGTATATAAGCTGTTTCCATTATTAATTGAATCAATCGACAGCCAACCTGGAAAATAAAAGAACCAATGtaatataacaaaaataataacaagacagtttgagatgaaatctATCATAGTCACAAACCTTAACTTGAGCTTCTTGACCCCATGGCTTTAGGCCATCATGTTCCTTCACAATTTCCTTTACT
This is a stretch of genomic DNA from Argentina anserina chromosome 4, drPotAnse1.1, whole genome shotgun sequence. It encodes these proteins:
- the LOC126790069 gene encoding amino acid transporter AVT6A-like encodes the protein MTAGEEKAEFLPESKLPSNENSPLLHNPDEEIAGGSFSGAVFNLSTTIIGAGIMALPATMKVLGLGVGIGMIVLVAVLTKAAVEMLLRFSRAGNAASYGGVMGDAFGIGGRVVFQLSILVNNLGTLIVYMIILGDVLSGTASSEVHHTGVLEGWFGEKWWNGRLFVLFVTTIFVFSPLVSLKRIDSLRYSSTLAVGLAGVFLVITAGITVVKISHGDISMPRLLPVLTDLTSVWNLFTVVPVLVTAFICHFNVHTIHNELRKPSMIQPVVQTSLVLCSSVYILTSIFSILLFGDSILDDVLANFDTDLGIPYSSMLSDIVRISYALHLMLVFPIIFHPLRINFDDLFFPSSRPLDLDNRRFALITFSLISVIFLGANFIPSIWDVFQFTGATATVCIGFIFPAAIVLRDRNGIATSKDKILSAIMIGLAVFSNLIAIYCDAAALFRRS
- the LOC126790056 gene encoding DNA-directed RNA polymerase 1, mitochondrial; translated protein: MWRTLAKQAASSSKSKLSPLIFPKEPTFINKSTHFETWVCRKYGSLVLGPPQIAATTPPHLKFCRPGSWRSRAYPFGYCRGYASSAEAIASTDEESGSEEIQGMLEELVGERRRKVQPKRLVSGMGAGKYNILRRRQVRIETEAWEEAANEYQELLSDMCQHKLAPNLPYVKSLFLGWFEPLRDAIAAEPGSWTGKWHNCRPSHAPYWEQLPPDKMAVITMHKLMGLLMTNHGGVGAVKVVQAACAIGEALENEVRIHYFLEKTKKKSSSAKKPKAESDIMNTKQEKLIEEQEQELLTKEQELEKLNKEQRLRKKVTKLLKMKKMQQVKEIVKEHDGLKPWGQEAQVKVGCRLIQLIMETAYIQPAVDHLGDNPPDIRPAFMHTLKTISKEAQKTNRRYGVIECDPLVHKGMEKTARHMVIPYMPMLVPPLNWTGYDKGAHLFLPSYVMRTHGAKQQRQVIKSTPRKQLEPVYEALDTLGSTKWRINERVLGVVDRIWANGGCLADLVDRDDVPLPEEPDTEDEAEIKKWKWKMKAVRKKNSERHSQRCDTELKLAVARKMKDEEGFYYPHNLDFRGRAYPMHPYLNHLGSDMCRGVLEFAEGRRLGTSGLRWLKIHLANLYAGGVDKLSYDDRVAFTEDHVDEIFDSTDRPLEGRRWWLGAEDPFQCLAACINLTEALRSPSPETTISYMPVHQDGSCNGLQHYAALGRDKLGAAAVNLVGGEKPADVYSGIAARVLDIMCTDAKKDPASNPNTVHARLLIKEVDRKLVKQTVMTSVYGVTYIGARDQIKKRLKERGTIADDAMLFSAACYAARTTLTALGEMFEAARSIMSWLGECAKVIAAENHTVRWTTPLGLSVVQPYRQLGRHLIKTSLQVLTLQRETDKVMVKRQRTAFPPNFVHSLDSSHMMMTALACKKAGLNFAGVHDSYWTHASDVDEMNRILRDKFVELYEKPILENLLESFQESFPTLTFPPLPDRGDFDLRQVLESTYFFN